A window of Nocardia arthritidis genomic DNA:
GCGCTGGCATTCACGACATTCTGGCCAAGTCGCTCGGTAGCGACAACGCGATCAACGTCGTGCACGCGACCGTCGCCGCGCTCAAGCAGCTGCAGCGTCCCGAAGAGGTGGCGGCCCGTCGCGGTCTGTCCATCGAGGACGTTGCTCCGGCTGGCATGCTGCGTGCGCGTGCCGGACAGGGAGTCTGATATGGCACAGCTGAAGATCACCCAGATCAAGAGCACGATCGGTGCCAAGGCTAATCAGCGGGAGTCGTTGCGCACGCTCGGCCTGCGCAAGATCCGGCAGAGCGTGGTCCGGGAGGACAACGCGCAGAACCGCGGACTGGTCAACGTCGTGCGCCACCTCGTGGAAGTTGAGGAGCTCAACGCATGACCATCAAACTGCACCATCTGCGTCCGGCCCCGGGCGCGAAGACCGAGAAGATCCGCGTCGGCCGCGGTGAGGGCTCGAAGGGTAAGACCGCCGGTCGCGGTACCAAGGGCACCAAGGCACGCAAGAACGTGCCCGCCCGCTTCGAGGGTGGGCAGATGCCGCTGCACATGCGGCTGCCCAAGCTCAAGGGCTTCACGAACCCGTTCCGGACGGAATACCAGGTCGTGAACGTCGGCCGGATCGCCGAGCTGTTCCCCGAGGGCGGCACGGTCGGCAAGGCCGAGCTGGTCGCCGCCGGCGCCGTTCGCAAGAACGAGCTGGTGAAGGTCCTCGGCGACGGTGAGATCGGTGTCGCGGTCCAGGTGACCGTCGACAAGGTGACCGGCTCCGCCAAGGAGAAGATCACCTCGGCCGGTGGCACCGTCACCGAGCTGGGCTGACGGTACGCTCTAATCTAAGTGGCACCGGATGAGTGAAGAGCTCATCCGGTGCCACTGTTAGAGTTCTATTGTTGTCTGCCAAGCCTCGTCATGGTTTTCAGCACCCCTCTTTCGGACATGCTGAAAATATCCATGTCATGACCATGTCGTTCGCCAGGAGGATCTGTGCTTTCCGCCTTCGTATCGGCCTTCCGGACTCCGGACTTACGGCGGAAGATTCTCTTCACGCTGGGGCTGCTCGCGCTGTACCGGGTTGGTGCCACGCTGCCGTCTCCCGGCGTCGACTACAAAAGCGTCCAGGACTGTATCGCGCAGATTTCCGGCGGTGACAACGCCGGTATCTACCAGCTGATCAACCTGTTCTCCGGTGGTGCGCTGCTGCAGCTGTCGGTTTTCGCGATCGGCATCATGCCCTACATCACCGCGAGCATCATCATCCAGCTGCTCACGGTCGTCATCCCGCGGTTCGAGGAACTGCGTAAAGAGGGCCAGTCCGGCCAGAACAAGATGACGCAGTACACCAGGTACCTGTCGATCGCGCTGGCGATTCTGCAGGCCACCGGTCTGGTGGCGCTGGCGGCGCGTAAACAGCTGCTGCAGGGCTGCCCCAAGGACATCCTGGCCGACACCAGCATCTTCGGCATGGTCATCATCGTGCTGGTGATGACGGCGGGCGCGGCGCTCGTCATGTGGTTCGGCGAGCAGATCACCGAGCGCGGCATCGGAAACGGCATGTCGCTGTTGATCTTCGCCGGTATCGCGGCGCGTATCCCGTCCGAGGGCAAGAACATTCTGGACAACCGCGGCGGGCTGATCTTCGGCCTGGTGTGTGTCGCGGCGTTCGCGATCATCTCCGGCGTCATCTTCGTCGAGCAGGGTCAGCGCCGGATTCCGGTGCAGTACGCCAAGCGCGTCGTCGGCCGCAAGATGTACGGCGGGTCGTCGACCTACCTACCCTTGAAGGTCAACCAGGCCGGCGTCATCCCGGTGATCTTCGCGTCCTCGCTGCTGTACCTGCCGAATCTGATCTCTCAGCTCACCGGCGGGCGTACCAACGCCAATCCGAGCTGGTGGCAGGAGTTCATTCAGAAATACCTGGTGAATCCGGGCAATCCGGCCTATATCGCGATCTACTTCGGTTTGATCGTGTTCTTCACCTACTTCTATGTCGCGATCACCTTCAATCCGGAGGAACGCGCCGACGAAATGAAGAAGTTCGGCGGCTTCATTCCCGGCTACCGTCCCGGTAAGCCGACAGCCGACTATCTCAACTTCGTCCTGAGCCGCATCACCCTCCCCGGCTCCATCTACCTCGGTCTTGTCGCGGTTCTGCCGAATCTCTTCCTGGATATCGGCGCATCCGGTAACAACCAGAACCTCCCTTCGGCGGCACCTCGGTGCTGATCTTGGTGAGTGTCGGTTTGGATACCGTTAAGCAGATCGAGAGCCAGCTGATGAATCGAAATTACGAAGGGTTCCTCAAGTGAGAGTTGTACTGCTCGGTCCGCCGGGTGCCGGCAAGGGCACCCAGGCCGTCCTGCTGTCGGAAAAGCTGGGCGTCCCGCACATCTCCACCGGGGACCTGTTCCGCGCGAACATCAGCCAGCAGACCCCGCTGGGTCGCGAGGCGCAGAAGTACCTGGACGCGGGCAATCTGGTGCCGAGCGATGTGACGAACCGGATGGTCGAGGCGCGCATCGCCGAACCGGATGCGGCCAACGGCTTCATCCTCGACGGCTACCCGCGCACCATCGATCAGGCGGAGGCGCTGGAGAAGATCCTCAAGGAGTCCGGGCACGAGCTCGACGGCGTCGTTTCGTTCGAGGTCCCCGAGGACACCCTGGTCGAGCGCCTGCTGCACCGCGGTAAGACCAGCGGCCGCTCCGATGACACCGAGGATGTCATCCGCAACCGGCAGCGGGTGTACCGCGAGGAGACCGAGCCGCTGCTCGACCACTACGACGGCCTGGTCGTCACGGTGGACGGCGTCGGCGAGGTCGAAGAGGTCAACGCCCGCGCGCTGCACGCGCTGGGCCGCTGAGCCCCGATGGTCTTCGGCCGGAAGAACAAGAAGGTGGTGCCGTTCCGCACCGCCGGTGAACTCGACGCCATGGCGGCCGCGGGCGCGGTCGTCGGTCGCGCGCTGGTCGCGGTGCGCGCCGCGGCCAAACCGGGCGTTTCGACGGCGGAGCTCGACGAGGTCGCCGAGCAGGTGATCCGGGACGCGGGCGCGGTGCCGTCCTTCAAGGGCTATCACGGATTCCCGGCGTCGATCTGCTCCTCGGTGAACGACCGTGTGGTGCACGGGATTCCGTCGGCGGAGGAGATCCTCACCGAGGGCGATCTGGTGTCCATCGACTGCGGTGCGATCCTCGACGGCTGGCACGGTGATTCGGCATGGACCTTCGGTGTCGGCGCCATCATCGAGGCCGATCGGCTGTTGAGCGAGGCCACCAAGCTGTCGATGGAGGCGGGGATCGAGGCCATGCTGCCCGGGAACCGGCTCACCGATGTCTCCCATGCCATCGAACTCGGCACCCGCGCCGCCGAGCGGCAGCACGGCCGCGCGTACGGCATCGTCGACGGCTACGGCGGTCATGCGATCGGCCGGGAAATGCATATGGATCCGTTCCTGGCCAACGAGGGCGATCCGGGTAAGGGCCCGCGGCTCGTGGTCGGTTCCGTGCTCGCCATCGAGCCGATGCTGACCTTGGGCACCACGAAAACGCAGGTGCTCGGCGACGATTGGACCGTGGTGACAACTGATGGTTCGCGCGCCGCGCACTGGGAGCACACGGTCGCGGTCACCGAGGACGGTCCGCGCATCCTCACGCCCCGCCCGGAGTAACCACATTTCGGGTCGGCAGGGTGACCCGGTTGTCTACGTTTTGCGGTGGCACGTCGCGCGGCGAGGAGCCGATGCGCGCCGACGCCGCCGTGCGGTCGATCTCGCCGCGACGTTAGACGGCGATACCCAGCTCTGCTGGATCGGTGCGTCGATCCTTTCACCCGCGTCCGGTGCGATCCGACGATTCCGGTCGCTGTTTCGACGATGTGCTCAGCGTAGGTCGGGCTCGGGTGCGCTCACGCGAGTAGGAACTACTCGAATCCCGTTGGGCGAACCGGAAATACTTACGCGTTCCGCGTAGGGGTTCCGTCAAGGGAGGTGCCGGATACTCTTGCGCGCTGCGACCATGGGATGATGCGCCGCTCCGACCTATGTCTAGAGGATCTGGGCGGGCTGCGCGGAACGTATCTGCCGGTGCCCGCCGATTGGCGGCGGTTCCGGCTCGCCGGTATCGCGACGGCGGCGAGCTGCGTCGTCATGATCGTGGCGCTGGCGGGCCGGGCATATCCGTTGGCGCTTATCGCCGCCGCATTCGCGTTGCTGGTGGGTGGGCGGCTCGCCTGGGCGGCCGGCCGCCTGCGGGTGCTGGCCGGGCGGAATCGCGGGTCGCGGCTGGAGTTGTACGAACGCGGGTTCGTCGTCGTATTCGGTGGCCGGGTCCGGACCTTCCGCTACGGTGCGGCGACGGTGCGGGAACAGGCCGCGCGGCGCTCGTATGTGTGCTCCGGTGATGCGGGAGATCCGGTGATTCTGCGGCGCGGGTTCGAGCGGCAGCACGTCTGGGGCGCCGAGATCCGGCGCGGGGTGGCGCGGGCCCAGGTGCCGAGGGCATTGGCGGCGCTGAACGCCGGGCAGCGGCTCGAATTCGGTGAAATCTGGGTCACCGCAAGGGATATCGGGGTCGGCAGGGATCGGGCGGCCTGGGCCGACGTCACCGAGTTCACGGTGCGCTCCGCGATGCTGATCGTGCGGGTCCGGGACCGGGAGCGGCCGCTGATTGCCGAGCCGGTCGCTGACGTGCCGAATATGTGTGTGCTCCAACTACTTTCGGAGCACCTGCGCTAGTTGGGCCGGGTGCGGATCACCCAGGTCACCAGCGGGTAGTCGAATTCGCCCTGTGCGGTCTCCGGGTTGGTGCGCAGGTACTCGGTGATGCGCCCGAGTAGTTCGGTGCGCTCCGCATCCGAGATCACCAGGGTGTGCGAATGCGTTCCGATTGTCGCGGTGAGGGTTTCGGCGGTGCGTCGGTGCGCGTGCGGGAAGTCGGCGCGCTCGAATTCCGCGAACAGTGGATGGCTGGGCAGCTTGCCGTCACCCGGTTCGAACGATGCGCCGGACCGGGAGACCCGCTGCAGCCCGACGACCCAGTCGACGTCGAGGTCATCGGTGTTCCAGAATGCCGCGAGCACTCCGCCGGG
This region includes:
- the rplO gene encoding 50S ribosomal protein L15: MTIKLHHLRPAPGAKTEKIRVGRGEGSKGKTAGRGTKGTKARKNVPARFEGGQMPLHMRLPKLKGFTNPFRTEYQVVNVGRIAELFPEGGTVGKAELVAAGAVRKNELVKVLGDGEIGVAVQVTVDKVTGSAKEKITSAGGTVTELG
- the rpmD gene encoding 50S ribosomal protein L30, whose translation is MAQLKITQIKSTIGAKANQRESLRTLGLRKIRQSVVREDNAQNRGLVNVVRHLVEVEELNA
- the map gene encoding type I methionyl aminopeptidase; translated protein: MVFGRKNKKVVPFRTAGELDAMAAAGAVVGRALVAVRAAAKPGVSTAELDEVAEQVIRDAGAVPSFKGYHGFPASICSSVNDRVVHGIPSAEEILTEGDLVSIDCGAILDGWHGDSAWTFGVGAIIEADRLLSEATKLSMEAGIEAMLPGNRLTDVSHAIELGTRAAERQHGRAYGIVDGYGGHAIGREMHMDPFLANEGDPGKGPRLVVGSVLAIEPMLTLGTTKTQVLGDDWTVVTTDGSRAAHWEHTVAVTEDGPRILTPRPE
- a CDS encoding adenylate kinase, translating into MRVVLLGPPGAGKGTQAVLLSEKLGVPHISTGDLFRANISQQTPLGREAQKYLDAGNLVPSDVTNRMVEARIAEPDAANGFILDGYPRTIDQAEALEKILKESGHELDGVVSFEVPEDTLVERLLHRGKTSGRSDDTEDVIRNRQRVYREETEPLLDHYDGLVVTVDGVGEVEEVNARALHALGR
- a CDS encoding DUF6585 family protein; translation: MPDTLARCDHGMMRRSDLCLEDLGGLRGTYLPVPADWRRFRLAGIATAASCVVMIVALAGRAYPLALIAAAFALLVGGRLAWAAGRLRVLAGRNRGSRLELYERGFVVVFGGRVRTFRYGAATVREQAARRSYVCSGDAGDPVILRRGFERQHVWGAEIRRGVARAQVPRALAALNAGQRLEFGEIWVTARDIGVGRDRAAWADVTEFTVRSAMLIVRVRDRERPLIAEPVADVPNMCVLQLLSEHLR